ACTTGGCTGCTTAATGTTTTCAGATTCTCTGTTCTAAGTGTTTGAATAGAGGAAGGCAACTCCCAATTCTCACCAGCAGCAAGAATCTCTTCGTCACTGCCATCATGTACAATCACTAACACTTTGAGACAGGGGAGTCTCTGTAAACGCCACTCCTTTCGGCCATTCACCAGTTTCTTGCAATTCcagattgaaaggagttgtaaATTGAAGGGCAATCCTCCTTGAGGAAAGGACTCTATTTCTGGACAATTCGACAGTTGCAGTTCCTTAAGAGATGAAAGGAGTTGTGGCAGCCGCTTCAGCTGTGTAAGGTTGTTGCAAGCGAGCTTTTCAGTGGCAGTAGGAATTAACAAACTAGTAAGGTTGTGGCAACTCCTTATAGACAAATAACATGCTCTTGAGACCAACTCAGTTATAGAATCACATTCTACCAGTAGCAAATCCCCGAGAAACATCTCACCAACTGACGCCTCCAATTTCAATTTCTGGCAATCAGATATCCATATTCTCTTCAAGGTACTGGGAAGAATACTAAAAGGTAAGGAGGTAAGAGAGTTAcaattatcaatatataatcCCTTAATCTGCTTCATTCCCTCAAGTTGGGATGTAAACAGCTGAGCTTCATCAAAAAGAACTCCAACCTTAGGAGAaccaccaacttcaaaccatttTAAACTTGAAAGTTGGATGGGTGTCTCCAAATTGAGTTCGGGACATTCTGAAATGGTCAATTCTTTCAGAGAACAGAGATTTTCAGGCAACTTCCCCATCAACTTTGGACAATTTGCAATTGAAAGCTTCTCAAGTGTAGGGAACTCTCCACTTCCTAGTACGTGCCATTGCTTCCACTCTGGCAAATGTTCAAATTCAAGCTTCTCAAGAGAGTTAAAAGACATTGTGGAAGACGAACTGCCATAGAATTCTTCAGTGACCTCTGTTATTCGATGCATCTCTCTAATCGAAAGGCTTTTCAAAGAAGGAAGCTGTCCCAGTGCTGGCAATGAATCACAGTCCTTGCAATGGCTAAGAGACAATTCTACCAGCTTAAGAAACAAAGGATCAGCTAGCCAATTTGGAAATTTGGTCCCTCTATATCCAGTGATTTCAActtcttttatagttttatgtgGGCGTAGCTCATCAAGTATGTCTCTTTCAGTTTGTGAATTGTCTACACTACTACTTTTACTCCAAGCCAAAGATAACTTGTCAACATGATTCTTCTCCCTCATCTTTGCCTTCACAGCTTCCCTTCTATCAACCACATTTTGCAACTCTACAACTGATAGAGATCCATACAAGTTATGTACTTCACCCAACTCTTCCATTCTCAAACCACCGCGACCACCTACGAGAAACTTGGCTCCCACTAACACTTGGAGGCTTTTCAACTTGCTAAGATGTAGCGGCATCTTCAAGCGACAAGTGTTGCTTATGTCAAGCTGATGCAAGTTAATCAACTTCTCCATATGCAGCGGTAGCTCCTCAAGATAACCACAAGATGACAGGAGAAGTGTCTCTAAGTTATACATTACACAAATGGAATTAGGAAACTTTTCAATCATTGTCATAGAAAGGTCCAAAAATCTGAGgagctttaatttgataaacaaTTCATTTGGCAACTCCTTAATCCTGTAATGAGACAATGATAGTACCCTCAAGGATCTTAGTCTTGGCAGTATGTTAAGTTGCACCCTCTTGCTTAGAgggtaataataataatcattgaGATCAATACATGTCGGAAGCAATGTCCTCAACTGCTCCAATTTGTAGAGGGGAGTCAATTTCTCAAACTCACCATCATTTCCCATTGAATAAGATAAATGCCGACTTTTTTCCAACATATGAGATCCTTGGCTCTCTTCCAACCTGATACAAAGTTTTGAAGATGCAATTTGGGCTAAATCATTGACAAGGTCATGCATTAAGAATGTCTCTATGTTCCCTTCCGAAGGATTTGGGACCCTTTCGAATAATGATCTTGACCTCAACTCGAGAAAGTATTGGTTGCCTgaatcttcaattatttcatcttcctgAGGTACGAGACCATTGGCAATCCACAGATGAATGACTTGTTCTTTCCTAAATGGATAATCTTTAGGAAATATTGCACAAAAGGAAAAACATCTCTTTAAATGTGCGGGAAGATCATTGTAGCTCAACATCAACGCTGGTAGTATGTCATTGTGTGGCAGATCCCATATTTCACTTCTCAAAATACGTTTCCAGCTATCGACCTCTGATTTGGAGCGTAACATGCCAGCAAGAGTCTTCAGAGCTAAGGGCAGTCCCTTGCACTTAGCTGCAATTTGTTTTCCGACCTCTTCAAGTTTTGGATGTCCCATAGGATCCATGTTTTCAAATGCATGTCTTTTAAATAAAGACCAAGAGGCTTCAATAGACAAATGGTCCATGCTAATTTGCTCATTTCCCATCATCAAGGCAACACTCCCTTTACGTGTCGTCACAATGATCTTACTTCCTACATCTCCATGTACAAACAGATTTCTCAAGTCATCCCATTCGTTGTAGTTGTCATTCCACACATCATCCAGAACAATAAGAAGCTTCTTTCCCTTTAAGTTTTCCTTCAATTTGACTTGAAGCTGATTAAGATTGTTGTGGACATCCTTTGAGTCAAATGAGTCAATTTCTTGAAGTAACCCTTTCGTTAGTCTCAAAGCATCATATGGCTCAGAAACACAATACCAAGCTTTCAAACCAAAATGGTTCTTCACCCTCTCATCATGGTAAATCGCTTTAGCAAGTGTTGTCTTACCCAGGCCGCCCATTCCAACAATAGGAACTACTGTCAGATTTTTTCCACTTGCATCTTCACACAATAAACGGTCAATCAAATCCTCTATTTCACTCTGCCTTCCAAAGATATCAGAATCATCAACCAAAGAAGTTGAAGGTGTTCTAGTTTCTTGTTTAGTTGAACCAAAATGCTCCGTTAAGCCAAGGTCACCAATTTGCTCTTGCAAATCCTTCAATGTTTCAACAGTATCTTCCAACTTCTCCTTTATGTTAAGACAAAAATCATCACTCAAGCACAGGTTGCAAATTTTCCAATGTTTCAATAGTGCTTCTGCAACATTTTGATTCTGACCTTCCACCTTAAGCCTCAACGCTTCATAATTGACTTCTTCTATTAAATTTTCAGCAGAGTCCACAGCAACTCGAAGCTCATTAAGCCAGTCTCTCACAGATGGATTTGATGCTTGCTTATTCTCTGCATCACTTAGCACAATCTGAAGACCACGCAAAGTCATTTTCAGCTTCTTTAAGAGCCGAACATGATGCTTTTGCTTATGAAACATGTTGAGAAGATCACCCTGAGGAGCAAGCCTTTCAAAAAGAACATTCAAAGCTGAAGAGAGAAATGCTCCACCAACTACCTCCATTTCTGAAATCTGCAAGCAAAACAAGGAACCACAAAATGATTTTAAGAATTTTGAGAAGATAAATGTTTCAATCTTAAATTACTAACAACTTTATTTTACCTGTTGAATGCTAAGAGTGATATGTAATCAAGAATGattgctctctctctctcttttgctAGTGATCTTACTTGTAATTGATACAACTATATTTTATCTACAGTCTACAGCTTACAGCCATAGAAAAAAGAAGTGGCAAAACtgtcctttttcccaaaaacaaaataatggaCTCTGGTTTCTTGACTATTCATTACTTTTTTCAATTCAATAATTGAAGCAAGAGATGAAGGGTGGAGTAGAAGGGCCCCCAGGTGGGGGACTCAAAAATAATAGAgctttaaatgataaatttctACACAGATCATTATAGTGCTAAAAGGGACCTACCATATCATGAATATGTTTACTCTACATTCTTGAAAggttcttgttttttttaaaataaatcattcttgaaaatgttattgctgaattttgaatttaacaaAAAGGGATTCATTGTTTGAATGATACTTTACTTTCTAAATTTTGCTGTAGAGAACATGTTCTTTGCAACTGTAGGTCATTTAATACAACGTTTGTCTTGTTTTGTATAGTTGGCAGTCATagaaaagaaaagttgaagtgGATATCTCCTCAATATGTAAGCTGTATATATTCAAAATACCAAAATTtccctaactaacaataattaaaagagggatggtgaaatttcacatattttttccctttttcatttCCTATATCCTAGTGAATAATTAACATTTATTTGCTTATGAATAGCAGAAAACATGGCTCTTAGTTAAACAGCCCAGTTGTTTTGAGGGAAACAAAAGCATTAATTATACTGGAAGTGTGTGTCTCTAGATATGCTGTTCACACCATCTATAGAAGAAGTTCAAATGTTTTTCTGATGCATTAACTGTAACTACAAGGATGAGATCAGTattttttgggataaaaaacCATTAAGTCTAGTTAAGTCCCCATGCTATTCTTTTCACACTAATCTGCAGAAGTTCACATAAATGATCAAATATCATGTATAAATAGGGATACTTTGAGTTCGTTCATGTGGTCATCAAGAGTTAGATTTAACAGATACTAAACCTTTCCAACAATGACATCCCAACAAGTAAGCAATGACTCTTCTTCCAGTGATCCAAAACATCTTGGAGGGGTAGAACCACAAGGCTCTGTAGTCCATGCACCAATTGTTTTATCGTTCAATGATATGATTCGACCGCTCCTTGATTGTGTGGACAAGCTTAGGCAACTCAATAGTATGCAAGAAGACATTAAGCTGCCTAGCATCTTCAAGCTTGGACACCTCAACATCATGCAGGATGGCATTCAGCTGCCTACCATTGTGGTGATTGGTGATCAGTCTTCGGGGAAGTCCAGTGTGCTTGAATCACTTGCCGGAATTAGTCTTCCTAGAGGGGAAGGCATTTGCACTAGAGTGCCTCTCATCATGAAGCTCCAAAATCATAGTGAGACAAAGGTTTACTTGGAGTACAATGGAAAATCAGTTCCAACCGATGAATTTCACGTAGCAGAGGCCATTATTCTTGCAACTAATGAGATTGCTGGACATGATAAGGGAATATCCAATATCCCTTTAACACTCATAGTGAAAAAGAATGGTGTTACTGACTTGACTATGGTGGATTTGCCTGGAATACCTACGGTCCCGGTTCATGGAAACTCAACAGATACTTTTGAACAAATTTCAGAAATTGTTATGAAATATATAACACCAGAGGAAAGCATAATTGTGAATGTTTTATCAGCCACTGTTGATTTCTCTACTTGTGAATGCTTTAAGATGTCCAAAAAAGTGGACAAAACTGGGGAAAAGACTCTAGTGGTTGTGACAAAGGTAGATAGAGCTCCTGAAGGACTGCTTGAGAAAGTTACTACAAGTGACATGAATGTTGGACTTGGCTATGTTTGTGTTAAGAATCGTATCGCGAACGAGTCTTATGAAGAAGCTCTTAGTGAGGAAGCAAGGCTTTTTGAAACTCTGCACTGTTATCCAAGATGGACAAGTCCATGGTTAGCATTCCTGTTCTGGCACATAAGTTGGTGCAAATTCAAGCAAACATCATTTCCAAGTGCTTTCTGGATATTGAGAAGAATATCAACAACAAACTCGCAGTAAATGTTGCTGCTCTCAACGAGTTGCCACAGCATTCAGGTTCTGTTGCTTAAGCTTTGGCTACATTCATGCGCATTCAGAGTTTGGCTATTGAGTCTCTGAAGAAAAAATTTCTTGGAGTAGAGTTTGATGAGTACACTGAAGATTTTGATAAGCAATGTGCTGCTAAATGGTCTGAGTTGATTGATCTTGAACTCAAACAATACTCTGCTGAGCTACGTTCAAAGTATCCTGATAAGAAGGAAGACAACTTGTTCGTTGAGCTCATGTTTTTAAATGAAGCACAAAGGATTGGATTTCCCGATTTCCTGGATGTTTTGCAGAAGAATGTCAGAGACATTTCTGCCACTACAGAGGAGTTTGTTGGAAAATTGTGGAACTATATAGAGGGAGTTGTCATCGAAGTTTTGATGCATCATTCTGGTAGTTGCCCGGAACTTCAGTATTTCATTAAGCGGGCAGTGCAAAATTTGATTGCCAAGAAGAAGGATAAATCGGTCAATGGGATACGAGAAATCATTGGGATGGGTAGGCTGACTGACCTCACTAGTATTACTGAATATGTTGCTACTTATAGCAGTCTCATGGGtcaaataaagaaatttatgaAGTTCTGCAAATATTCCAAAGGGGGGACGAAAATAAACATCAAAGGATTTGGAgtaattgatgtttttttttgagGTGGCAGCCTAAAGATGTTGTGCAGCAAGCTTTTGAATTGAAGATGACTATGGCTGCATACTGGAAAATTGTGTTCAGTCCTCAAAAGTTGGGTAACCATGAGATCGAGGTGGAAATTGTTAATGATCGAATGGCAACTTTGCATGTGAGGTTCTTTGCATATTGGCAATTTGCTTTCGGTCTTGAAAAGTTTGTTAATGAGATTAAGGATGAGGTTCTTGGTGATCTAATAGCATCCCATGGTGGTGGATCTGAGAGTTCCCTGCAAGAATCATTGGTTGCTGAGATGTGCTTTAGGCTCAAAAGGAGTGTGAAGTTGCTTGAAGAGTTAAAAGAGATGATGGCGAAGATTATGGAGTACAGTCTTGGTTCATCATGTTAGTTCAGAacaggcttagactagtgtttgATGGTTTGTGTTGCATCTCTTTTTGTCCTTAAGcccttgtttttcttctttcatcGCGTTTATCTTAAGcccttgtttttcttctttcatcGCGTTTATCTATCTACCTAGTACTCTTTATCAAATTTACAGCTACAATGGAAGTCTTTatgttaatgattttgattCTGCATTTCTGTTTCGTGTTTCGTTTATCACTTTTTTTGGCTGTGTTTTACGGTTTGAGTGGTCAGTAGTCAGCTTCAAAAAATTGGTGTAGATGCAGTTGTCATGTGTATTATTTGTTACAGTTATTACTTGACTGCCTAGACCA
The genomic region above belongs to Solanum stenotomum isolate F172 unplaced genomic scaffold, ASM1918654v1 scaffold15800, whole genome shotgun sequence and contains:
- the LOC125850276 gene encoding putative disease resistance RPP13-like protein 1, with protein sequence MEVVGGAFLSSALNVLFERLAPQGDLLNMFHKQKHHVRLLKKLKMTLRGLQIVLSDAENKQASNPSVRDWLNELRVAVDSAENLIEEVNYEALRLKVEGQNQNVAEALLKHWKICNLCLSDDFCLNIKEKLEDTVETLKDLQEQIGDLGLTEHFGSTKQETRTPSTSLVDDSDIFGRQSEIEDLIDRLLCEDASGKNLTVVPIVGMGGLGKTTLAKAIYHDERVKNHFGLKAWYCVSEPYDALRLTKGLLQEIDSFDSKDVHNNLNQLQVKLKENLKGKKLLIVLDDVWNDNYNEWDDLRNLFVHGDVGSKIIVTTRKGSVALMMGNEQISMDHLSIEASWSLFKRHAFENMDPMGHPKLEEVGKQIAAKCKGLPLALKTLAGMLRSKSEVDSWKRILRSEIWDLPHNDILPALMLSYNDLPAHLKRCFSFCAIFPKDYPFRKEQVIHLWIANGLVPQEDEIIEDSGNQYFLELRSRSLFERVPNPSEGNIETFLMHDLVNDLAQIASSKLCIRLEESQGSHMLEKSRHLSYSMGNDGEFEKLTPLYKLEQLRTLLPTCIDLNDYYYYPLSKRVQLNILPRLRSLRVLSLSHYRIKELPNELFIKLKLLRFLDLSMTMIEKFPNSICVMYNLETLLLSSCGYLEELPLHMEKLINLHQLDISNTCRLKMPLHLSKLKSLQVLVGAKFLVGGRGGLRMEELGEVHNLYGSLSVVELQNVVDRREAVKAKMREKNHVDKLSLAWSKSSSVDNSQTERDILDELRPHKTIKEVEITGYRGTKFPNWLADPLFLKLVELSLSHCKDCDSLPALGQLPSLKSLSIREMHRITEVTEEFYGSSSSTMSFNSLEKLEFEHLPEWKQWHVLGSGEFPTLEKLSIANCPKLMGKLPENLCSLKELTISECPELNLETPIQLSSLKWFEVGGSPKVGVLFDEAQLFTSQLEGMKQIKGLYIDNCNSLTSLPFSILPSTLKRIWISDCQKLKLEASVGEMFLGDLLLVECDSITELVSRACYLSIRSCHNLTSLLIPTATEKLACNNLTQLKRLPQLLSSLKELQLSNCPEIESFPQGGLPFNLQLLSIWNCKKLVNGRKEWRLQRLPCLKVLVIVHDGSDEEILAAGENWELPSSIQTLRTENLKTLSSQVLKSLTSLQSLCIKGNLPQIQSKLEEGLHSSPSLQCLGISSCHQLQSLAPLPTSLSRLIIDDCPNLKSLPPLPSSLSELTITDCCNLKSLPVKGMLPSLSELSISKCPFLKPLLKFDKGKYWPEIAHISTIKIDDEYL
- the LOC125850277 gene encoding uncharacterized protein LOC125850277, whose translation is MTMAAYWKIVFSPQKLGNHEIEVEIVNDRMATLHVRFFAYWQFAFGLEKFVNEIKDEVLGDLIASHGGGSESSLQESLVAEMCFRLKRSVKLLEELKEMMAKIMEYSLGSSC